A window of Belonocnema kinseyi isolate 2016_QV_RU_SX_M_011 chromosome 10, B_treatae_v1, whole genome shotgun sequence genomic DNA:
aaagaaaattgatGGCAATAATTTATTAGCAAAGGGAGAAAGATAGCATTTgcaagaattcatatttttattgagaattttaaccAGGGTGTCTGCTAGGGCGTgccgaaacttttgaattttgtccAATCAAAtacatgtacctgaagttccgcacgttcaaatgaacgaaataacAATCATTTTAGCACTCTTTCTGATTTACAAAGTCATAAGTAAAAATTtttcgttcatttgaatgttcagaacttcaagcacatatcAAATACCGACTATAGAAAAAGTTGCCTTTTTAAATTGTGGACAATTTATTTCGCGATTCTTTATATCGAATTTTTTGCCATAAACAatactaaacaataaaaaaattaataaaaaataatattaatcaaattatgGTGTTTGGAAAAATCACAAaacaatacgtttttttttaattgctgaacggaacttttattaaaaatgttaaaatttttatttaactagcaTGTCTTTAGCTTGAGCTGTACAATCTAcctgttattattaaaaacatacaaacaaattttgaattgggtttttcagttttttgaaaaccTCTAAAATCccgaaatttcctaattaaaagcagagaacattttttttagattataatgTAAATAACATGTCGATTTTTCACTTCAAACTAATGGAAactcagttaaaaattgtataaactcttcaaaataaaaGAGCAATTCAACGATTTAAAACAACTCATTTTATTGTAAGTTTTCATCTATCATAACTTGATTAAAATGAACTattattaattttgcactatttattATTAAGTATTTCGCAATCTGTACATAACGAAATCaccataattttttcacttaaaaaaaaatgttttaattgaaaattggaaggTCTCATGGTGGAATCGAGAGTTTAATGTTCATAACCCACTACAGTCGACAATTCTTGACCGATTTCGAagggttttcatttaaaatgttcagTATTAATTGCTGCACAACAACTTCAGgcccgattttttttattttactctgtGGAATTTATTATTCATACAAATAGAACGTAAAAATTAGACATTTCacgaatattatattttctttgaaagaaagaGTTTAGAAAAAGTTTCTATCTTGTCACAAATATTACAGATCACTTCAGGaacataaatatttagtttaagatttaagccaatttttataagcaatttatatgaaaaattatttctatacgCTGCTCAGATGTAAGAAAAAGcattatcttgattaaaaatgtctaaatatctCTTAGGAGTAGTATTTAGAATGGAAAGTAACTATAAGTTAACAATtaccattattaaaaatattctaataaaccAGCGTGTTTTCTGTCGAAGTATGGTTTTTCTCATTAAACAACtgtcaaattaattataaactatgATGAATCATATAaatagtgtgtgtgtgtgtatatatctacggaaaaatataaattttgaatgttttgtattgttaataacaatattataaacatattaatcaattaatataGCCTTAATAAGTGGAATTTtccaaatgattattttaatctattttgataGTGGTACtgaaataaatgactttttcagTAACTCTCaattaatattactaattaataataatataaaattattacttataaaaaCAAGACTTTGAAAAAGCTCCACATAAGTATAAGTAGTGGAAAAACTTCttctatattaaaataattgttcggaaatgtttttcttatcaaatttaccattttgaattattcaataataaaatcagttgataattactgataacaataataattgcgAGCTGGTGCCACACTTTCTTCATGAAATATAACCCCTGAGATTGCTGCAACGTGATTTagcagagaaaaatttttttccttgctGAAAACgctatttttgttatttctttgtaatacagttattaaaaaataaatgtttaaaaatttcaacttttctgcagttatttattataatttcccagttgtttgatgaaaaaaacaatacttcgaaaaaaaaacaatttgtttattacagTATTTATTATCATGGTAATTGTTAACTAGTGGTTATTTTCCATTCTAAATACTACTCCTGAGAGATATTTATGTCTTTCTAATCAAAATAAAGTGTTTAGTTACGGTTGAGCGCCTTATAAAGATAAttgtttatatacatttttgtaacaattggcttaaatattaaactgaatatttatgttttataataTATGGTGTCCGgcgaaaatgaataatttatattaccaTTGTTTCAGACGTTTCGGCACACGAGAACATTTTTCACACATGGGTAATATAATGCAATTTCGAAGACTTAATTATCTGTATAACTTTCGTTAACATCAcagttgttatttttttaaacatatatttggttaattattttggaTATTCTAATTGCTAAATAATTCttagataaaatttctaatttctgtGGTATTAGCGATTAATTGTTAAATAGCGATtacaagaaacttttttaaagcttttattatGAGCGTTTATAATTAAATGTGTTCAGATCATAGTTAATGTAAAATTCACTTAGTATtacaataaataatgtttatgtttgttttttgtaattactcttaaataattaaacaatagttCGTCGCTaacacaaaagaaattaaaaactatgtctgagaattatttaacaattaaagtaCCAAAAATAAGTAAgcatatgtatttttataaaaaatagctgaAGTAATTATAATGTAATTGTGTTCATTTTCACTGGACCCTAAAGTATAATTTCAATCAATAATCTCAACAAATTAtcacaataactttttttagcaaaactcacaaatatttacatttatattctttataaaagaaaaaaatgcacagAAGGATTTTTCAAACAAGCTTAATTTAATAGCCAGAAATAATCCACAAGGTTATTCAAAAATATCACTAATCTATGTGTTATAATTTGGAAaacagaatatcaattttttttaatcgttaattttaaaaatatttcaacaaatttgaaatttcataattattaattataacatctcttagaaaatacaatttgttcaaagctcaaagattattattaatttttacaaaatttgtaaaatgtgaCAATTTCGTAATACTTTCtttaatcatatttattataatttttaacagtaagCGATCAAATtgagttatttttattatctcgACTATTTCCGGTTTTTCTGATTAGTATACATCCTGGGCAGTTATCTGTAATGtggacagcccccccccccccccgagcgcAATTCGTAAATCCTATGGTGCCACTGTAACCCTGGATAATGCGTTACTTTCTTCGGTAGAGTTTTTCCTAAAAAGATCAGAAACTATATAAAAacatcgaaaatttaataatcagcATAGTCGCAACCACCCTATTAAGAATTCGTTCAAAcctcaacaattatatttttacatctctaaaataaatttttggatattttcagTTATTATCAAATATCAAAGAAGAACCGTGGAACAGCGTTTCTGTTAAAATTGAAGACAACAATGTCTTTATTAAATCTGAATCTCCAGACTATGAACCACTTGACGATCTAGATTTTAGAGAAGCAGAAAATAAGCTCAAGGATCTCTCCCATAATGACAACGTTGACCTTTCAAAAAAAGACGTAAAAAAAACtctcaaaagaaaaagaaagggtAGCAGAAAAAAAGACACATTGAGTACAGAAGAAGCTCAAAAACTTCACCAATGTAAAATATGCAATAGTTATTTTCGAACTGCAAGAGCGCTTGCATCTCACGACTTGATCGCGCACTCGAAAGAAAAACGTTACGAGTGTGACATTTGTAAGCAAAAATTCTCAAACCATTTTAATATGGAATTGCACATAGTTGCTCATATGAGAATGGATGAAATTTGTCATGAAACGAACATGAATCTGAAACCACCTAAACCGTCTAAACCGTTCAAATGTGaagtttgttgtaaaaaatatgcaagaaagGAGGATTTAGAATCACACATGCTCAGTCATCGAAACATGAAATCTTTTGCTTGTGTATTTTGCTCCAAAGATTTCCAGCGAAAGTATAATCTAACGCGTCATGAAAAAACACACGTGAAGAAAAATGAGTACAACTGTGCCGCCTGTGGAGAACACTTTAATAACCCAACTAATCTTCAAATACATATGACTTCTCACATCGGACAAGAGCTTTTCGAGTGCGACATTTGTATGAGGAGATTCATTACACGATATGCTATGCAGCTTCACAGAATTGATCATAAAGATCAAACTTTCAAATGTAAATATTGCAATTGCTTGGGATTCCCAGAAAAGAATCAGTTAGTGGCACACTTGCTTACCCACGAAGAGCATAAGAAATCTTTTGTTTGTAACATCTGTTCGAAAAGATTTGgaactagaaaatatttaaatatacatCAAAGGATACACTCGgatgaaaatgccttagaatgtGAATATTGTGGAAAGAGGTTCATAAAGATTTCTAATCTTAGAAACCACATGCGTTCTCATACTACTGAGATTCGTCATGAAGAAGTTAAATCATCAACCACTGAACCTCTTGTTCGCTCGGATGAACATGTCTACAAGtgtgaaaattgtggaaaaaccTTTATTACGGCATCGTATCTCAAACTTCACATACGGCGTTTTCACACCGGGAAAAATCCTTTGGAGTGCGATATTTGTAAGCAAAAATTCATTTACCGCTCTTCTATAAAAAGGCACGTTGTCTCTCATATGGGAGATGTCAAACCTGATGAGCCTTATTACAAATGTCGCTTTTGCGAGAAATCGTTTTCCACATACGCCGATTTAAAAGTTCACAAACAGATTCACCCTGAAGCTAAACCGTTCGAATGTAATGTCTGCAAGAGGAGGTTCACAAGAAAAGGTTCTTTATGGTCGCATATGCAAACCCacgttaaaaaatctgttgcctgtggcatttgcaacaaaacttttgtgaaaaattcgattcTAAAGGTGCATATGCGAACCCACACGGGAGAAAAACCCTATGCCTGCCAATCCTGTAGCAAATCTTTTGTTACCAACAACCAGCTTGTCGTTCACATGCGAACTCATACTGGGGAACGGCCTTTTGAGTGCGacgtttgtaaacaaaaatacaaacatCAGTCCAATCTAAAGACTCACAAAAAGAGTCACTGTAAGggtaaaaaagttgaaatgttCCCAGATGATAACATGAGCTTGCCAACTTTTGAAACGGTTAATTTGAACAGTCAGTTTAAGAATGAAATCCAGGATGAGACAAATAACAAAATAGAGACTCAACGGGTCAAGGAGGAAAATCCTGAAAAAGTGACTGGAAGTGAAAACTCAATTTTAGTTCCTGTCAAAAGAGAACCTCATGcgttaaattcaaataatgaattaGGATTTGCAAGTGTAAAGATTGAACCTACAGAGGTAGTAGATTAAATTCGTGAAATTTCGTACTGAATCATTCttagtttattaatatttatcagaTTGACATAAAGTTGTTTGGACTTTCGTAGTCAAGGATAAGAGAGGAGAGAGAAAATATggattcagtttttaatttctgACTTACACTTAATTATAAGATCCAAACCGTGGAATAACTTAATGAGTTATGGGGAATTACAATGAGGAGAAAACAGTGACCAATTTACCacttgtaaattttaaaccataggaATATTCTAAGGAAAACTTAGAACTATCCAACTTTCAGGTAACAAAACAATTCATTTAGTGCAATATAAGATAGAGacttatattgaaatttcaatattatttatgtagtttaaaaataaataataaagttatcGGACTGCATTTGCAttcgactttttcaaaatttagaaatttgctTTGCCATTGGGTAGAACCGTCTAGTCTTTTTTTTTGCGCCCGaactatataaataattttattcctgcCTCTTTTAAAACAGCAAATAGTGCCGCAggcaaatatttgataaaattcaaggtTCAAGTTAAAGATCTCGGACTCATTTTAAActgtatttatttgtatttatttaatctcgaactacaattaaatttaaaaactcattaattaatttatattacaattaattGATATTACAATGATATgtcttaaaactgcattttaatattctttcaattgaaaatgtaggCTTAAAATTGAATATCTAAAATGGAATATTGAAGTGCCGGATCGAATAAGGGTACATATATTTTTTCGGCTCGAGCGCGAATAGTTCTCgtagatttcaaaatttgtttagaatattaattttttgaatttcaattactGTAAGAAATTTGCttcaatttattcaaaacaaatttcagaGTTCTTCTTTTTGTCCTGTCAGGGTTTATTTGTGCTCGCGCaaggaaaaatgtttatttattatttgttcataactaaaaggccaatgaaaaaataaacatttcagaaaaaatcgaaactttctaGCAGTCATCTAAGGGAAGATAAAcacaaataataacaaattatttaaataatcatgttgtttaacttgtattaattattacGTCACTAATAAAATTGGACAAAGCGTTTTAACTCTCAGAAAAAATCACAACTATCTAGAAttaatataggagaagatagttatactCACTGAAAAGTTGTTGaagcaattatgtttgttaaattgttttaattattacttcactctaattgaaacGTGGACAAAAAGTCGAAGATTTTAGAAAAAGcggcaactttctagcattattctatgTGTATATTGTTATagataataaatggtttaaaccatTATTTCTGTTAAAGTTAATTGATTATTGACTCGCTCTAAGTGAGAAGTTAAAAACAAGatgaaaaaatcggaaaaaacgCGAAATTCTGACTATTCCAAAAGaagtcatattattattattattattataaatttatcaatagaAAGTAATACATTATGTATGTACCAGAAAcagattgtttttaaataacaaacaaaaaaattcatatttagcgtcaaaaactcgcagatgccaatttttcacttatgggtttttttttgggaccctatataaaacaaatttataggggtgatatttaaaaattatttattcatttgcaTTCAAGTGGTCAAttgggaaaataaaatttaatttttaactcaatttaatATTGACGTTTCtaaacaaaatgtacaaaaactctttttttctctcATGGGGAATACGTGTTAAAATTCATGGGGTTTGTGGaaactctaaatataatttttttttaacaacaaaaaaaacgtacTTATGTTTTTTTGGATTCGAACTTTACGGCTCTGTCATTTGACAACAGTTATTTATTTACTTCGCAGATTTCACAGAACGCCTGCTTcgaataaagaataaatattacGTGGGATTTTTATTAAATGTGTGAACGCTTCGTTAAATGTTGGAAACTGATATATAAAACGCATATCAAAAGGATGGATAGTGATACAACGATGAAGGTCAGTTTTTTAGAACATCGTTTGTATTACTTTAATAAGTTTGTCCATTTTAATATACAATACCTCTCAAGGTGAGCCTCTAGAATTTTCAACCGCAGAAAGTTCTTGCATTCGACCTACTCTAATGACTTTTTATCcaataattttaaagtacatATTGCTTCCTCATAAAGTTTGTAATGAACTACATTttcaaatgtacttttttaacatttttcaatatgatTCGACCCCAGGaacttgaaaatataatgtttttaaatgttcgcATGTGTAACTTTCTTCTGTATATAtagtggccattttaatcgaggaaaaatgTACCCGGTCATTTCCACGCTCATATAAATTGAAGAAGGAATCAGTGAATTTATAAATGTTCATATTATAccgttttaagagattttaagttagaaacattacaaacttagcattttttaaattatgaattaaattattttaatttgtatccctaatagcacggaacgttccgaGCTATTAgtgaactattaattttttcgttaaaaattcaactacttagtgaaactactttgttaaaaattcatttttttgctgaataattattttaaatcaaaaatattaatgttggttaaaaatttgactttttgttgaaaattcactttttagtagttggaaattaatttttttactaaaaatttgacttttttacttaaaaatttatttattttgataataatgatttttgtgttgaaaatcgatcttttttatttgaaaatgcaggtattatattgaaaatgtatctgttttggtagaaaattaacctttatagttaaaaattcatcatttttattgaaaattcattttattagtttaaaattaatttgtttgttgaagatttatcattatcgtcgaaaaataatttcttcggttaaaaatctacctattttgttgtaatttttctgtttttttattttaattgaaaacttgttttttctttggacgaaaagaaattttgttatcgaaactttgactattttgttgaaaatttgtttctttttttattaatttttttgactgatagtgtaactattattccagatgaatattccataattttagttaaaaattcatttctttgcttcaacattcattttttgactacaaatctaattattcaatttttggttgaaaatttatcgtttttagtaaaacttaattttgttgaaaattcaactatttcagttgaagatttattattttagttgaaaacccatttttatggtttaaaattcaattattccaggtgaagattcataattttagttaaaaattcatgtttttttaaattaaaatacaactataccagttaaagattcattatttttatttgaaaattcatttattttgaaattttttgctctGATGTTTTGTTTCTTATTGAGATTATGGATAGGAAATATAGCCTTTTAAGAATACGAAGTGTCTCAACTTctatatctttttcaatctttctacTTCCAGAAGGGCCCTTCGAAAATTGTCTGGATCTGTCCTTGCCTCTAACTCTTTACTTCTCAACACTGATAATCTCCTATAATTTTACAGCAAGTAGGTCTGGTAGCATCGGAGTGATTTAGATCATCGGGAACGAAACCGACTTTAACTGGTTGGAATTCAAGAACACAGCTGGGCCTTACGTGGCAGTGATGTCATTTTTCATGTTCACGAGAGACACCTTGTTGAGATAACGCAACACAAACAATATAAACGGGATACTCCTTGCGAATACAACAAAAAGTCA
This region includes:
- the LOC117181701 gene encoding zinc finger protein 2 homolog isoform X1, whose protein sequence is MNTENDENIKLLSNIKEEPWNSVSVKIEDNNVFIKSESPDYEPLDDLDFREAENKLKDLSHNDNVDLSKKDVKKTLKRKRKGSRKKDTLSTEEAQKLHQCKICNSYFRTARALASHDLIAHSKEKRYECDICKQKFSNHFNMELHIVAHMRMDEICHETNMNLKPPKPSKPFKCEVCCKKYARKEDLESHMLSHRNMKSFACVFCSKDFQRKYNLTRHEKTHVKKNEYNCAACGEHFNNPTNLQIHMTSHIGQELFECDICMRRFITRYAMQLHRIDHKDQTFKCKYCNCLGFPEKNQLVAHLLTHEEHKKSFVCNICSKRFGTRKYLNIHQRIHSDENALECEYCGKRFIKISNLRNHMRSHTTEIRHEEVKSSTTEPLVRSDEHVYKCENCGKTFITASYLKLHIRRFHTGKNPLECDICKQKFIYRSSIKRHVVSHMGDVKPDEPYYKCRFCEKSFSTYADLKVHKQIHPEAKPFECNVCKRRFTRKGSLWSHMQTHVKKSVACGICNKTFVKNSILKVHMRTHTGEKPYACQSCSKSFVTNNQLVVHMRTHTGERPFECDVCKQKYKHQSNLKTHKKSHCKGKKVEMFPDDNMSLPTFETVNLNSQFKNEIQDETNNKIETQRVKEENPEKVTGSENSILVPVKREPHALNSNNELGFASVKIEPTEVVD